A genomic stretch from Malus domestica chromosome 15, GDT2T_hap1 includes:
- the LOC139191651 gene encoding uncharacterized protein, giving the protein MVSVRITVQMSNLTKANVKMISKTTKRTEQRKMLGKIENRSRTKKETIHLQIDITTEEEVGEPMQIAKKKGAKKQPLQRQRKRETQPKEQKNCESRMQKKRCQTLQPPTAIKRKKKENDKPVPKKKKKENAKPVSESNKQQIEETDIEVLKSNNVLNKNDLQVKKQTFSQKTAKPTTKNRKKLLGEIPSFNLDLKDEPSSQPDDLPTTNHIDSSVNWT; this is encoded by the coding sequence ATGGTTTCAGTTAGAATAACTGTACAAATGTCAAACTTAACTAAAGCCAATGTCAAAATGATAtccaaaacaacaaagaggacAGAACAAAGGAAAATGCTTGGAAAAATAGAAAACAGATCACGTACGAAGAAGGAGACAATTCATCTACAGATTGACATCACTACtgaagaagaagttggagaaccaatgcaaattgcaaaaaaaaaaggtgcaaAAAAACAACCACTACAAAGGCAGAGGAAGAGGGAGACACAACCTAAAGAACAGAAAAATTGTGAATCAAGGATGCAGAAGAAAAGATGTCAAACACTCCAACCACCAACAGCaatcaagagaaagaaaaaggaaaatgacaAACCAGttccaaagaaaaagaaaaaggaaaatgccAAACCAGTTTCAGAatcaaacaagcaacaaattgaagaaacagATATTGAAGTTCTAAAAAGCAACAATGTTCTTAACAAGAATGATCTACAAGTCAAAAAGCAAACATTCAGCCAAAAAACAGCAAAGCCAACgacaaaaaatagaaagaaactcTTGGGTGAAATTCCATCATTCAACCTGGATTTAAAAGATGAGCCTTCTTCACAACCGGATGACCTTCCAACAACAAATCACATAGACAGCAGTGTGAATTGGACATAA
- the LOC103455981 gene encoding phosphatidate phosphatase PAH2 isoform X1, protein MYAVGRLGSYISRGVVHASGPFHPFGGAVDIIVVEQQDGSFKSSAWNVKFGKFQGVLKTKEKVVNINVNGEDASFHMYLDHKGEAYFLREVDAEEGEAVLYPSSSSDETDEQCRENGQPLKSMSCNYDAENLTPVGQIETPNGKILSRTNSRRSRILGLFGSRSMKERKSKEEEGVDSGVSRVDSLEGVEFAANLLEVNWSTSLAIKKPGKDNASPFLSPNMLVNEDMQIDAEQSQLSLSLPVSRVSSDVDESIIAATEHDGNAMAVISNATGSDPEIQSLVELEACPGKHLDEKDVVLPGCGISHTAGGIDRVQPFIYCETLYIAREGSEQVHAETVHARTELLSKTEVFSVLHQDSVTEQHADDTSVEVQSVEAPEICLQETDTHSCTDRNASREGPAIVQPCNSQTVQQNSLPDSVQKVESQSMSSLNTYRDQVQEEENIEEEDVASSDLQTPCKSVNGHVVTEAASVLPVRLEEEQFLFSDDEIRVTEVQCMESHFPSCVGGENCLSCSPKDSTNYESYPSLEKFIPEDPSTDFQKSTGKLKAASAAVGIPRNHTAAAGKEVGRLVESLPIMWPQTDKLTAFDVHYPLSHSLDSNVHPLKSIWQCKDDLSFRKFDREEEQQLALETPDSENAPGSAELKDGPTSPAVGDLSKANVAASGSWKLWPFGFRGSNSRTAMQPDVNGSKSPEAENASESTVGTDGDKNMLTPKGMKRMERALAPMSEQLASLKLKEGKNTVTFTFFTAMLGKQQVDARIYLWKWNTRIVISDVDGTITKSDVLGQFMPLVGVDWSHVGVTHLFSAIKENGYQLLFLSARAISQASLTRQFLFNLKQDGKALPDGPVVISPDGLFPSLFREVIRRAPHEFKIACLEDIKSLFPSDCNPFYAGFGNRDTDEFSYLKVGIPKGKIFIINPQGEVAVNRRVDTKSYSSLHALVNGMFPSTNSSEQEDFNTWNFWKLPLPDIIV, encoded by the exons ATGTATGCGGTTGGGAGGCTAGGGAGTTATATATCCCGAGGCGTTGTACACGCCTCCGGCCCGTTCCACCCGTTTGGTGGAGCTGTGGATATAATTGTAGTTGAACAACAAGATGGGAGCTTCAAATCGTCGGCGTGGAATGTGAAATTTGGTAAGTTTCAAGGGGTTTTGAAGACAAAGGAGAAGGTGGTAAACATTAATGTCAATGGGGAGGATGCTAGTTTCCATATGTATTTGGATCATAAAGGAGAAGCTTATTTTCTTAGGGAGGTTGATGCAGAGGAAGGGGAAGCTGTGTTGTATCCTTCGTCTTCGAGTGATGAGACGGATGAGCAATGTCGAGAAAACGGGCAGCCATTGAAGTCCATGAGTTGCAATTATGATGCTGAGAATTTGACACCAGTTGGTCAGATTGAAACGCCTAATGGGAAGATTTTGTCCAGGACTAATTCCCGGAGGTCAAGAATTTTAGGGTTATTTGGGAGCAGGTCGATGAAGGAGCGCAAGAGTAAGGAGGAAGAGGGGGTTGATAGCGGGGTGAGTAGGGTGGATTCGTTGGAGGGGGTGGAGTTTGCAGCAAACCTTTTGGAAGTGAATTGGTCCACTAGTCTTGCCATTAAGAAACCCGGGAAGGACAATGCTTCCCCTTTTTTGTCTCCTAATATGTTGGTTAATGAAGATATGCAGATTGATGCCGAGCAAAGCCAGTTGAGCTTGTCTCTGCCTGTGTCTAGAGTATCTAGCGACGTTGATGAATCTATTATTGCGGCAACTGAACATGATGGGAATGCAATGGCTGTCATATCCAATGCCACAGGTTCTGATCCGGAAATTCAAAGTTTGGTTGAGCTAGAAGCTTGCCCTGGCAAGCATTTGGATGAGAAAGATGTTGTATTACCTGGCTGTGGCATTTCTCATACAGCCGGTGGGATAGATCGAGTCCAACCCTTTATTTATTGTGAAACATTGTACATTGCCAGAGAAGGAAGTGAGCAAGTTCATGCTGAAACAGTGCATGCCAGAACTGAGCTGCTGTCTAAG ACTGAGGTATTTAGTGTTCTTCATCAGGATTCAGTTACTGAGCAACATGCTGATGATACTTCCGTAGAGGTACAATCAGTGGAGGCTCCTGAAATTTGTTTACAAGAGACAGATACACATTCATGCACAGACCGTAATGCGAGCCGTGAAGGGCCAGCAATAGTTCAACCATGCAATAGTCAAACAGTCCAGCAAAATTCATTACCTGATTCGGTTCAAAAAGTTGAGTCACAGAGCATGTCTAGTTTAAACACCTATCGTGATCAAGTTCAAGAGGAGGAAAACATAGAAGAGGAAGATGTCGCATCAAGTGATTTACAAACCCCTTGTAAGTCCGTTAATGGCCATGTTGTGACAGAAGCAGCAAGTGTGTTGCCAGTGAGACTAGAGGAAGAACAATTCCTCTTCAGTGATGATGAAATCAGAGTCACTGAGGTTCAGTGCATGGAGTCACATTTTCCATCATGTGTAGGCGGAGAAAATTGTCTCTCGTGCAGTCCAAAAGACAGTACAAATTATGAATCATATCCATCTCTGGAAAAGTTTATTCCAGAAGATCCCTCAACTGATTTTCAGAAATCAACTGGAAAACTGAAGGCAGCATCAGCTGCAGTTGGTATTCCGAGAAATCATACGGCTGCTGCTGGCAAGGAAGTTGGGAGGCTGGTCGAATCCTTACCTATCATGTGGCCTCAGACTGACAAGTTGACTGCATTTGATGTTCATTATCCATTAAGCCATTCTCTGGACTCAAATGTCCATCCCTTGAAGTCGATATGGCAATGTAAAGATGATTTGAGCTTTAGAAAGTTTGACAGAGAAGAAGAGCAACAATTAGCACTGGAAACACCAGATAGCGAGAATGCTCCAGGTTCAGCGGAGCTCAAAGATGGTCCTACCAGTCCTGCAGTTG GAGATCTATCCAAAGCAAATGTTGCCGCCAGTGGAAGTTGGAAACTCTGGCCTTTCGGTTTTAGGGGATCAAATTCCAGGACAGCAATGCAGCCAGATGTGAATGGCAGTAAAAGTCCTGAAGCTGAGAATGCTTCAGAGAGCACCGTTGGCACAGATGGAGATAAGAATATGCTTACACCCAAGGGGATGAAGAGAATGGAAAGGGCACTCGCTCCAATGTCTGAGCAGCTGGCTTCCTTGAAACTGAAGGAAGGGAAGAATACAGTAACCTTCACATTCTTTACTGCAATGCTGGGGAAGCAGCAG GTTGATGCCAGAATATATCTGTGGAAATGGAACACACGCATAGTGATCTCAGATGTGGATGGGACAATCACAAA GTCAGATGTTCTAGGTCAATTCATGCCCTTGGTTGGGGTAGATTGGTCACATGTAGGTGTTACACATTTGTTTTCAGCCATTAAG GAAAATGGATATCAATTGCTTTTTTTGAGTGCACGTGCCATTTCTCAAGCCTCTCTCACCAGACAATTTTTATTCAACCTTAAGCAG GATGGGAAGGCTTTACCAGATGGTCCCGTTGTTATTTCCCCAGATGGactttttccttctctctttcgCGAAG TTATCAGGAGAGCTCCTCATGAATTCAAGATCGCATGCTTAGAG GATATCAAATCATTGTTCCCTTCTGATTGCAATCCATTCTATGCTGGTTTTGGAAACAGAGATACCGATGAGTTTAGCTACCTTAAGGTTGGAATCCCGAAAGGAAAAATATTCATTATTAATCCCCAG GGTGAGGTTGCTGTGAACCGCCGAGTTGACACAAAGTCATATAGCTCCCTTCATGCTCTTGTGAATGGCATGTTTCCATCCACGAACTCATCTGAGCAG GAGGACTTTAATACGTGGAATTTCTGGAAACTCCCCCTGCCCGATATCATTGTCTGA
- the LOC103455981 gene encoding phosphatidate phosphatase PAH2 isoform X2, producing MYAVGRLGSYISRGVVHASGPFHPFGGAVDIIVVEQQDGSFKSSAWNVKFGKFQGVLKTKEKVVNINVNGEDASFHMYLDHKGEAYFLREVDAEEGEAVLYPSSSSDETDEQCRENGQPLKSMSCNYDAENLTPVGQIETPNGKILSRTNSRRSRILGLFGSRSMKERKSKEEEGVDSGVSRVDSLEGVEFAANLLEVNWSTSLAIKKPGKDNASPFLSPNMLVNEDMQIDAEQSQLSLSLPVSRVSSDVDESIIAATEHDGNAMAVISNATGSDPEIQSLVELEACPGKHLDEKDVVLPGCGISHTAGGIDRVQPFIYCETLYIAREGSEQVHAETVHARTELLSKDSVTEQHADDTSVEVQSVEAPEICLQETDTHSCTDRNASREGPAIVQPCNSQTVQQNSLPDSVQKVESQSMSSLNTYRDQVQEEENIEEEDVASSDLQTPCKSVNGHVVTEAASVLPVRLEEEQFLFSDDEIRVTEVQCMESHFPSCVGGENCLSCSPKDSTNYESYPSLEKFIPEDPSTDFQKSTGKLKAASAAVGIPRNHTAAAGKEVGRLVESLPIMWPQTDKLTAFDVHYPLSHSLDSNVHPLKSIWQCKDDLSFRKFDREEEQQLALETPDSENAPGSAELKDGPTSPAVGDLSKANVAASGSWKLWPFGFRGSNSRTAMQPDVNGSKSPEAENASESTVGTDGDKNMLTPKGMKRMERALAPMSEQLASLKLKEGKNTVTFTFFTAMLGKQQVDARIYLWKWNTRIVISDVDGTITKSDVLGQFMPLVGVDWSHVGVTHLFSAIKENGYQLLFLSARAISQASLTRQFLFNLKQDGKALPDGPVVISPDGLFPSLFREVIRRAPHEFKIACLEDIKSLFPSDCNPFYAGFGNRDTDEFSYLKVGIPKGKIFIINPQGEVAVNRRVDTKSYSSLHALVNGMFPSTNSSEQEDFNTWNFWKLPLPDIIV from the exons ATGTATGCGGTTGGGAGGCTAGGGAGTTATATATCCCGAGGCGTTGTACACGCCTCCGGCCCGTTCCACCCGTTTGGTGGAGCTGTGGATATAATTGTAGTTGAACAACAAGATGGGAGCTTCAAATCGTCGGCGTGGAATGTGAAATTTGGTAAGTTTCAAGGGGTTTTGAAGACAAAGGAGAAGGTGGTAAACATTAATGTCAATGGGGAGGATGCTAGTTTCCATATGTATTTGGATCATAAAGGAGAAGCTTATTTTCTTAGGGAGGTTGATGCAGAGGAAGGGGAAGCTGTGTTGTATCCTTCGTCTTCGAGTGATGAGACGGATGAGCAATGTCGAGAAAACGGGCAGCCATTGAAGTCCATGAGTTGCAATTATGATGCTGAGAATTTGACACCAGTTGGTCAGATTGAAACGCCTAATGGGAAGATTTTGTCCAGGACTAATTCCCGGAGGTCAAGAATTTTAGGGTTATTTGGGAGCAGGTCGATGAAGGAGCGCAAGAGTAAGGAGGAAGAGGGGGTTGATAGCGGGGTGAGTAGGGTGGATTCGTTGGAGGGGGTGGAGTTTGCAGCAAACCTTTTGGAAGTGAATTGGTCCACTAGTCTTGCCATTAAGAAACCCGGGAAGGACAATGCTTCCCCTTTTTTGTCTCCTAATATGTTGGTTAATGAAGATATGCAGATTGATGCCGAGCAAAGCCAGTTGAGCTTGTCTCTGCCTGTGTCTAGAGTATCTAGCGACGTTGATGAATCTATTATTGCGGCAACTGAACATGATGGGAATGCAATGGCTGTCATATCCAATGCCACAGGTTCTGATCCGGAAATTCAAAGTTTGGTTGAGCTAGAAGCTTGCCCTGGCAAGCATTTGGATGAGAAAGATGTTGTATTACCTGGCTGTGGCATTTCTCATACAGCCGGTGGGATAGATCGAGTCCAACCCTTTATTTATTGTGAAACATTGTACATTGCCAGAGAAGGAAGTGAGCAAGTTCATGCTGAAACAGTGCATGCCAGAACTGAGCTGCTGTCTAAG GATTCAGTTACTGAGCAACATGCTGATGATACTTCCGTAGAGGTACAATCAGTGGAGGCTCCTGAAATTTGTTTACAAGAGACAGATACACATTCATGCACAGACCGTAATGCGAGCCGTGAAGGGCCAGCAATAGTTCAACCATGCAATAGTCAAACAGTCCAGCAAAATTCATTACCTGATTCGGTTCAAAAAGTTGAGTCACAGAGCATGTCTAGTTTAAACACCTATCGTGATCAAGTTCAAGAGGAGGAAAACATAGAAGAGGAAGATGTCGCATCAAGTGATTTACAAACCCCTTGTAAGTCCGTTAATGGCCATGTTGTGACAGAAGCAGCAAGTGTGTTGCCAGTGAGACTAGAGGAAGAACAATTCCTCTTCAGTGATGATGAAATCAGAGTCACTGAGGTTCAGTGCATGGAGTCACATTTTCCATCATGTGTAGGCGGAGAAAATTGTCTCTCGTGCAGTCCAAAAGACAGTACAAATTATGAATCATATCCATCTCTGGAAAAGTTTATTCCAGAAGATCCCTCAACTGATTTTCAGAAATCAACTGGAAAACTGAAGGCAGCATCAGCTGCAGTTGGTATTCCGAGAAATCATACGGCTGCTGCTGGCAAGGAAGTTGGGAGGCTGGTCGAATCCTTACCTATCATGTGGCCTCAGACTGACAAGTTGACTGCATTTGATGTTCATTATCCATTAAGCCATTCTCTGGACTCAAATGTCCATCCCTTGAAGTCGATATGGCAATGTAAAGATGATTTGAGCTTTAGAAAGTTTGACAGAGAAGAAGAGCAACAATTAGCACTGGAAACACCAGATAGCGAGAATGCTCCAGGTTCAGCGGAGCTCAAAGATGGTCCTACCAGTCCTGCAGTTG GAGATCTATCCAAAGCAAATGTTGCCGCCAGTGGAAGTTGGAAACTCTGGCCTTTCGGTTTTAGGGGATCAAATTCCAGGACAGCAATGCAGCCAGATGTGAATGGCAGTAAAAGTCCTGAAGCTGAGAATGCTTCAGAGAGCACCGTTGGCACAGATGGAGATAAGAATATGCTTACACCCAAGGGGATGAAGAGAATGGAAAGGGCACTCGCTCCAATGTCTGAGCAGCTGGCTTCCTTGAAACTGAAGGAAGGGAAGAATACAGTAACCTTCACATTCTTTACTGCAATGCTGGGGAAGCAGCAG GTTGATGCCAGAATATATCTGTGGAAATGGAACACACGCATAGTGATCTCAGATGTGGATGGGACAATCACAAA GTCAGATGTTCTAGGTCAATTCATGCCCTTGGTTGGGGTAGATTGGTCACATGTAGGTGTTACACATTTGTTTTCAGCCATTAAG GAAAATGGATATCAATTGCTTTTTTTGAGTGCACGTGCCATTTCTCAAGCCTCTCTCACCAGACAATTTTTATTCAACCTTAAGCAG GATGGGAAGGCTTTACCAGATGGTCCCGTTGTTATTTCCCCAGATGGactttttccttctctctttcgCGAAG TTATCAGGAGAGCTCCTCATGAATTCAAGATCGCATGCTTAGAG GATATCAAATCATTGTTCCCTTCTGATTGCAATCCATTCTATGCTGGTTTTGGAAACAGAGATACCGATGAGTTTAGCTACCTTAAGGTTGGAATCCCGAAAGGAAAAATATTCATTATTAATCCCCAG GGTGAGGTTGCTGTGAACCGCCGAGTTGACACAAAGTCATATAGCTCCCTTCATGCTCTTGTGAATGGCATGTTTCCATCCACGAACTCATCTGAGCAG GAGGACTTTAATACGTGGAATTTCTGGAAACTCCCCCTGCCCGATATCATTGTCTGA
- the LOC114821789 gene encoding uncharacterized protein, which yields MAVFELNGDDVDAYKFLPWYVESARSSNPGSVFELEVVPESNRFLRLFIAYDAWIKGFMFCRPMLFIDGTFIKNKYKGTLLSCCAKNGNDEIFEVAYAIVDSETIANWRWFLAILSGILRPQGRVITFMSDRHDGILKNIQEFFLECPHSFCIVHLKQNVSTLFPKAAGERLKKKMMNLLANCAYACTPSDFDDCMAEFKDNGQGHVKNFLCDLPKENYAIAYFPGKRWGSISNALSESFNAMVSNSRCMPLMDLLEDIRVLLMGSMAEKKIFGQNIHTILCPKKENEMKLMLKEGMHWRISRSDADVFEVRTEWNQFVVCLDDRKCSCVQWQHNCFPCSHALQVLQHDNRDVFYYVDDYWKASFYRKTYQFVMHPFSDLEKPNVDTIINGVRPPITKIPSGRPKKTRIKSAGKISGSKKTVTCSRCGCSGHNKVSCKVVIQEG from the exons ATGGCAGTTTTTGAGTTAAATGGTGATGATGTTGATGCTTACAAGTTCTTGCCTTGGTATGTTGAATCTGCTCGTTCAAGCAATCCTGGATCTGTTTTTGAGCTTGAAGTTGTACCGGAGAGCAATAGATTTCTTCGTTTGTTTATTGCTTATGATGCATGGATAAAAGGTTTCATGTTTTGTCGCCCGATGTTATTCATTGATGGTACTTTTATCAAGAACAAATACAAGGGAACACTTCTGTCTTGCTGTGCAAAAAATGGTAACGATG AGATTTTTGAGGTTGCTTATGCTATTGTTGATTCAGAAACGATAGCAAATTGGAGATGGTTCTTGGCAATATTATCTGGTATATTGAGGCCTCAAGGGAGGGTGATCACATTTATGTCGGATAGACATGATGGTATTTTGAAGAACATTCAAGAATTCTTTCTCGAGTGTCCACATTCATTTTGTATTGTTCATTTGAAACAGAATGTGAGTACTTTATTTCCAAAGGCTGCTGGTGAAAGactaaagaagaaaatgatgaatcTGTTGGCAAATTGTGCGTACGCATGTACCccatctgattttgatgattgcaTGGCTGAATTCAAGGATAATGGGCAAGGGCATGTGAAGAATTTTTTGTGTGATTTGCCAAAAGAGAATTATGCTATTGCCTATTTTCCTGGTAAGAGATGGGGATCGATAAGCAATGCACTTTCAGAATCTTTTAACGCCATGGTGTCGAATAGTCGTTGTATGCCACTTATGGATCTTCTTGAAGACATTAGAGTTCTGTTGATGGGTAGTATGGCtgagaaaaaaatatttggtcAGAATATTCATACGATTTTgtgtccaaagaaagaaaatgagatgaaGTTGATGTTGAAGGAGGGCATGCATTGGAGGATTAGTCGTTCTGATGCGGATGTTTTTGAAGTTAGGACAGAGTGGAATCAGTTTGTTGTTTGTCTGGATGATAGGAAATGTTCTTGTGTGCAATGGCAGCATAATTGTTTCCCATGTTCTCATGCTTTGCAGGTGTTGCAACATGATAATCGTGATGTTTTTTATTACGTTGATGATTACTGGAAAGCAAGCTTTTATCGGAAAACATATCAATTTGTCATGCATCCATTTTCAGATTTGGAAAAGCCGAATGTTGATACTATCATAAATGGTGTGAGGCCTCCAATTACAAAGATTCCGTCTGGAAGACCAAAGAAAACTAGGATCAAATCTGCTGGGAAAATCAGTGGGAGTAAGAAGACTGTCACTTGTAGTAGGTGTGGTTGTTCGGGACATAACAAGGTTTCATGTAAAGTTGTTATACAAGagggttga
- the LOC103455981 gene encoding phosphatidate phosphatase PAH2 isoform X3 — translation MYAVGRLGSYISRGVVHASGPFHPFGGAVDIIVVEQQDGSFKSSAWNVKFGKFQGVLKTKEKVVNINVNGEDASFHMYLDHKGEAYFLREVDAEEGEAVLYPSSSSDETDEQCRENGQPLKSMSCNYDAENLTPVGQIETPNGKILSRTNSRRSRILGLFGSRSMKERKSKEEEGVDSGVSRVDSLEGVEFAANLLEVNWSTSLAIKKPGKDNASPFLSPNMLVNEDMQIDAEQSQLSLSLPVSRVSSDVDESIIAATEHDGNAMAVISNATGSDPEIQSLVELEACPGKHLDEKDVVLPGCGISHTAGGIDRVQPFIYCETLYIAREGSEQVHAETVHARTELLSKTEVFSVLHQDSVTEQHADDTSVEVQSVEAPEICLQETDTHSCTDRNASREGPAIVQPCNSQTVQQNSLPDSVQKVESQSMSSLNTYRDQVQEEENIEEEDVASSDLQTPCKSVNGHVVTEAASVLPVRLEEEQFLFSDDEIRVTEVQCMESHFPSCVGGENCLSCSPKDSTNYESYPSLEKFIPEDPSTDFQKSTGKLKAASAAVGIPRNHTAAAGKEVGRLVESLPIMWPQTDKLTAFDVHYPLSHSLDSNVHPLKSIWQCKDDLSFRKFDREEEQQLALETPDSENAPGSAELKDGPTSPAVGDLSKANVAASGSWKLWPFGFRGSNSRTAMQPDVNGSKSPEAENASESTVGTDGDKNMLTPKGMKRMERALAPMSEQLASLKLKEGKNTVTFTFFTAMLGKQQVDARIYLWKWNTRIVISDVDGTITKSDVLGQFMPLVGVDWSHENGYQLLFLSARAISQASLTRQFLFNLKQDGKALPDGPVVISPDGLFPSLFREVIRRAPHEFKIACLEDIKSLFPSDCNPFYAGFGNRDTDEFSYLKVGIPKGKIFIINPQGEVAVNRRVDTKSYSSLHALVNGMFPSTNSSEQEDFNTWNFWKLPLPDIIV, via the exons ATGTATGCGGTTGGGAGGCTAGGGAGTTATATATCCCGAGGCGTTGTACACGCCTCCGGCCCGTTCCACCCGTTTGGTGGAGCTGTGGATATAATTGTAGTTGAACAACAAGATGGGAGCTTCAAATCGTCGGCGTGGAATGTGAAATTTGGTAAGTTTCAAGGGGTTTTGAAGACAAAGGAGAAGGTGGTAAACATTAATGTCAATGGGGAGGATGCTAGTTTCCATATGTATTTGGATCATAAAGGAGAAGCTTATTTTCTTAGGGAGGTTGATGCAGAGGAAGGGGAAGCTGTGTTGTATCCTTCGTCTTCGAGTGATGAGACGGATGAGCAATGTCGAGAAAACGGGCAGCCATTGAAGTCCATGAGTTGCAATTATGATGCTGAGAATTTGACACCAGTTGGTCAGATTGAAACGCCTAATGGGAAGATTTTGTCCAGGACTAATTCCCGGAGGTCAAGAATTTTAGGGTTATTTGGGAGCAGGTCGATGAAGGAGCGCAAGAGTAAGGAGGAAGAGGGGGTTGATAGCGGGGTGAGTAGGGTGGATTCGTTGGAGGGGGTGGAGTTTGCAGCAAACCTTTTGGAAGTGAATTGGTCCACTAGTCTTGCCATTAAGAAACCCGGGAAGGACAATGCTTCCCCTTTTTTGTCTCCTAATATGTTGGTTAATGAAGATATGCAGATTGATGCCGAGCAAAGCCAGTTGAGCTTGTCTCTGCCTGTGTCTAGAGTATCTAGCGACGTTGATGAATCTATTATTGCGGCAACTGAACATGATGGGAATGCAATGGCTGTCATATCCAATGCCACAGGTTCTGATCCGGAAATTCAAAGTTTGGTTGAGCTAGAAGCTTGCCCTGGCAAGCATTTGGATGAGAAAGATGTTGTATTACCTGGCTGTGGCATTTCTCATACAGCCGGTGGGATAGATCGAGTCCAACCCTTTATTTATTGTGAAACATTGTACATTGCCAGAGAAGGAAGTGAGCAAGTTCATGCTGAAACAGTGCATGCCAGAACTGAGCTGCTGTCTAAG ACTGAGGTATTTAGTGTTCTTCATCAGGATTCAGTTACTGAGCAACATGCTGATGATACTTCCGTAGAGGTACAATCAGTGGAGGCTCCTGAAATTTGTTTACAAGAGACAGATACACATTCATGCACAGACCGTAATGCGAGCCGTGAAGGGCCAGCAATAGTTCAACCATGCAATAGTCAAACAGTCCAGCAAAATTCATTACCTGATTCGGTTCAAAAAGTTGAGTCACAGAGCATGTCTAGTTTAAACACCTATCGTGATCAAGTTCAAGAGGAGGAAAACATAGAAGAGGAAGATGTCGCATCAAGTGATTTACAAACCCCTTGTAAGTCCGTTAATGGCCATGTTGTGACAGAAGCAGCAAGTGTGTTGCCAGTGAGACTAGAGGAAGAACAATTCCTCTTCAGTGATGATGAAATCAGAGTCACTGAGGTTCAGTGCATGGAGTCACATTTTCCATCATGTGTAGGCGGAGAAAATTGTCTCTCGTGCAGTCCAAAAGACAGTACAAATTATGAATCATATCCATCTCTGGAAAAGTTTATTCCAGAAGATCCCTCAACTGATTTTCAGAAATCAACTGGAAAACTGAAGGCAGCATCAGCTGCAGTTGGTATTCCGAGAAATCATACGGCTGCTGCTGGCAAGGAAGTTGGGAGGCTGGTCGAATCCTTACCTATCATGTGGCCTCAGACTGACAAGTTGACTGCATTTGATGTTCATTATCCATTAAGCCATTCTCTGGACTCAAATGTCCATCCCTTGAAGTCGATATGGCAATGTAAAGATGATTTGAGCTTTAGAAAGTTTGACAGAGAAGAAGAGCAACAATTAGCACTGGAAACACCAGATAGCGAGAATGCTCCAGGTTCAGCGGAGCTCAAAGATGGTCCTACCAGTCCTGCAGTTG GAGATCTATCCAAAGCAAATGTTGCCGCCAGTGGAAGTTGGAAACTCTGGCCTTTCGGTTTTAGGGGATCAAATTCCAGGACAGCAATGCAGCCAGATGTGAATGGCAGTAAAAGTCCTGAAGCTGAGAATGCTTCAGAGAGCACCGTTGGCACAGATGGAGATAAGAATATGCTTACACCCAAGGGGATGAAGAGAATGGAAAGGGCACTCGCTCCAATGTCTGAGCAGCTGGCTTCCTTGAAACTGAAGGAAGGGAAGAATACAGTAACCTTCACATTCTTTACTGCAATGCTGGGGAAGCAGCAG GTTGATGCCAGAATATATCTGTGGAAATGGAACACACGCATAGTGATCTCAGATGTGGATGGGACAATCACAAA GTCAGATGTTCTAGGTCAATTCATGCCCTTGGTTGGGGTAGATTGGTCACAT GAAAATGGATATCAATTGCTTTTTTTGAGTGCACGTGCCATTTCTCAAGCCTCTCTCACCAGACAATTTTTATTCAACCTTAAGCAG GATGGGAAGGCTTTACCAGATGGTCCCGTTGTTATTTCCCCAGATGGactttttccttctctctttcgCGAAG TTATCAGGAGAGCTCCTCATGAATTCAAGATCGCATGCTTAGAG GATATCAAATCATTGTTCCCTTCTGATTGCAATCCATTCTATGCTGGTTTTGGAAACAGAGATACCGATGAGTTTAGCTACCTTAAGGTTGGAATCCCGAAAGGAAAAATATTCATTATTAATCCCCAG GGTGAGGTTGCTGTGAACCGCCGAGTTGACACAAAGTCATATAGCTCCCTTCATGCTCTTGTGAATGGCATGTTTCCATCCACGAACTCATCTGAGCAG GAGGACTTTAATACGTGGAATTTCTGGAAACTCCCCCTGCCCGATATCATTGTCTGA